Proteins found in one Corynebacterium freneyi genomic segment:
- a CDS encoding IclR family transcriptional regulator, whose protein sequence is MGQTSTADVAPMSGIKVLDRSVLILTTVAAGPCTLAELCERTDLPRATAHRLATALEVHRLVTRTPDGRWTTGPGLTDLTPVTSDLLADAAAHVLPRLMETTGESVQLYRLTGDARTCIASLEPPTGLRNTVPVGSRMPLSAGSAAKILLAYGPAGLAERVLPEADFDAEELADVAKQGWAESMGERDPALASVSAPVRDGTGEIVAVLSISGPVERLSPSPYAAWGREVLAAAADMEKRL, encoded by the coding sequence ATGGGACAGACTAGCACAGCCGACGTGGCCCCGATGAGCGGGATCAAGGTCCTCGACCGGTCCGTTCTCATCCTCACCACGGTCGCCGCAGGCCCCTGCACGCTCGCCGAGTTGTGCGAGCGCACCGACCTTCCGCGGGCCACCGCACATCGCCTGGCCACCGCACTCGAGGTGCACCGCCTGGTCACCCGCACGCCCGACGGCCGCTGGACCACGGGCCCGGGGCTGACGGACCTGACGCCGGTCACCTCGGACCTGCTCGCCGACGCCGCCGCCCACGTGCTTCCCCGGCTCATGGAAACCACGGGCGAATCCGTGCAGCTCTACCGTCTCACGGGCGACGCCCGCACCTGCATCGCCTCCCTCGAACCGCCGACGGGCCTGCGCAACACGGTGCCGGTCGGTTCGCGCATGCCGCTGTCGGCCGGTTCGGCGGCGAAGATCCTCCTGGCCTACGGCCCCGCCGGTTTGGCCGAACGCGTGTTGCCCGAGGCGGACTTCGATGCGGAGGAGTTGGCGGACGTCGCAAAGCAGGGATGGGCCGAGTCCATGGGCGAGCGCGACCCTGCCCTGGCCAGCGTCTCCGCCCCCGTCCGCGACGGCACCGGCGAGATCGTGGCAGTGCTGTCCATTTCGGGTCCCGTCGAGCGCCTGTCGCCGTCGCCGTACGCGGCGTGGGGCCGCGAGGTGCTCGCCGCTGCGGCCGACATGGAGAAGCGGCTGTAG
- a CDS encoding HU family DNA-binding protein has protein sequence MNKADLVAELADKLDINQADAAAAIEGTLDIIVRSVAQGESVTIMGFGTFESRQRAPRTARNPHTGETIEVPATRSPAFRPGNYFRAVVKEGLTDDAGISVRRTSSHTGFRG, from the coding sequence ATGAACAAGGCCGACCTCGTCGCCGAACTGGCAGACAAGCTCGACATCAACCAGGCCGACGCCGCCGCGGCGATCGAGGGCACCCTCGACATCATCGTGCGGTCGGTGGCGCAGGGTGAATCCGTCACCATCATGGGCTTCGGCACCTTCGAATCGCGTCAGCGCGCCCCGCGTACCGCTCGCAACCCGCACACGGGCGAGACCATCGAGGTCCCGGCGACGCGCAGCCCCGCGTTTCGGCCCGGCAATTACTTCCGCGCCGTGGTCAAGGAGGGCCTCACCGACGACGCCGGCATCTCCGTGCGCCGCACCTCCTCGCACACGGGCTTCCGCGGCTGA
- the leuD gene encoding 3-isopropylmalate dehydratase small subunit, with protein MEKFTTHTGVGVPLRRSNVDTDQIIPAVYLKRVTRTGFEDGLFSNWRNNEPDFVLNRPVYAKGSVLVAGPDFGTGSSREHAVWALMDYGFRVVISSRFADIFRGNAGKAGLLAAQMEQSDVELLWKKLEEEPGLELTVDLEARTVTAGDTVLPFDVDDYTRWRLREGLDDISLTLRNEAEINAFEESRPSHKPRTLQ; from the coding sequence ATGGAGAAGTTCACCACCCACACCGGTGTCGGCGTGCCGCTGCGGCGCTCCAACGTCGACACCGACCAGATCATCCCGGCGGTCTACCTCAAGCGCGTGACGCGCACGGGCTTCGAAGACGGCCTGTTCAGCAACTGGCGCAACAACGAGCCCGACTTCGTGCTCAACCGCCCCGTGTACGCCAAGGGTTCCGTGCTGGTCGCGGGTCCGGACTTCGGCACCGGGTCGTCGCGCGAGCACGCCGTCTGGGCGCTGATGGACTACGGCTTCCGCGTGGTCATCTCGTCGCGTTTCGCAGACATCTTCCGCGGCAACGCCGGCAAGGCCGGTCTGTTGGCCGCGCAGATGGAGCAGTCCGACGTCGAGCTGCTGTGGAAGAAGCTCGAGGAGGAACCCGGACTGGAGCTCACCGTCGACCTCGAGGCGCGCACGGTCACCGCCGGCGACACGGTGCTGCCGTTCGACGTCGACGACTACACCCGTTGGCGTCTTCGCGAGGGCCTCGACGACATTTCGCTGACTCTGCGAAATGAGGCCGAGATTAACGCTTTTGAGGAATCCCGCCCCTCTCACAAGCCTCGTACGCTGCAGTAA
- a CDS encoding D-alanine--D-alanine ligase family protein codes for MTSPAQRTDDRIAVAVLYGGASPEHNVSCVSAGAIMAHLDAATYRIVPVGITRDGTWAPGTSDPEALSKHGRELPQVPDVAEGGDELQLSADPKRAGELRYVAGPRVGELHDVVDVVFPVLHGPNGEDGTIQGLLELSRIPFVGPGVLASAAGMDKERTKNLAVAGGIPVGEQVVLLDGEELGEDDRDRLGLPVFVKPARGGSSIGISKVDSWDEFDAALELARAHDAKVLVEKGIVGAEVECGVLQRPDGELVASVPALLAGTEDSDEGFYGFDTKYLDDVVTAQIPAQLPAETIEQLQTLSKQVFRSLGCDGLTRVDFFVTADGPVLNEVNTMPGFTPISMYPQMFAASGVAYAELLDTLVRRALVARR; via the coding sequence ATGACTTCGCCCGCACAGCGCACCGATGACCGCATTGCCGTCGCCGTCCTCTACGGCGGCGCGAGCCCCGAACACAACGTGTCCTGCGTGTCGGCCGGTGCCATCATGGCGCACCTCGACGCCGCCACGTACCGCATCGTTCCCGTCGGCATCACCCGCGATGGCACGTGGGCCCCGGGCACGTCGGATCCGGAGGCGCTGAGCAAGCACGGCCGCGAATTGCCGCAGGTCCCCGACGTCGCCGAGGGCGGCGACGAGCTGCAGCTGTCCGCCGACCCGAAGCGCGCCGGCGAGTTGCGCTACGTCGCGGGGCCGCGCGTGGGCGAGCTTCACGACGTCGTCGACGTGGTGTTCCCCGTGCTCCACGGGCCCAACGGCGAGGACGGCACCATCCAGGGCCTGCTCGAACTGTCGCGCATCCCGTTCGTCGGGCCCGGCGTGCTGGCGTCGGCGGCGGGCATGGACAAGGAACGCACCAAGAACCTCGCCGTCGCCGGCGGCATTCCCGTCGGCGAGCAGGTGGTGCTCCTCGACGGCGAGGAACTCGGCGAGGACGACCGCGACCGTCTGGGGCTGCCGGTGTTCGTCAAGCCGGCGCGCGGCGGATCGTCGATCGGCATTTCCAAGGTCGATTCGTGGGACGAGTTCGACGCGGCGCTGGAGCTGGCCCGCGCCCACGACGCGAAGGTGCTCGTGGAAAAGGGCATCGTCGGCGCCGAGGTCGAATGCGGCGTGCTGCAGCGGCCCGACGGCGAGCTGGTGGCGTCGGTCCCGGCGCTGCTGGCCGGCACCGAAGACTCCGACGAGGGCTTTTACGGCTTCGACACCAAGTACCTCGACGACGTCGTCACCGCGCAGATCCCCGCCCAGCTTCCCGCCGAGACCATCGAGCAGCTGCAGACGTTGTCGAAGCAGGTGTTCCGTTCGCTGGGCTGCGACGGCCTGACCCGCGTCGACTTCTTCGTCACCGCCGACGGGCCGGTGCTCAACGAGGTCAACACCATGCCCGGCTTCACGCCGATCTCCATGTACCCGCAGATGTTCGCCGCATCCGGCGTCGCCTACGCGGAGCTGCTGGACACCCTCGTCCGGCGCGCCCTCGTCGCCCGGAGGTAG
- a CDS encoding NAD(P)H-dependent glycerol-3-phosphate dehydrogenase, translating into MVSVAVMGAGSWGTTLAKVFADAGNPVRLWARRGEQAERIQATRENSDYLPGVVLPENIAASDDAAATLDGADIVVLGVPSQTLRGNLAVWRDLIDPQATLLSLAKGIERESHKRMSEVITEVAEVPEERVAVLSGPNLAREIAAGQPAATVIACTDVTRAQLVQAAVATGYFRPYTNPDVVGCEIGGACKNVIALACGMATGQGLGENTLATIITRGLAEITRLGVAAGAQQKTFSGLAGLGDLVATCSSPLSRNRTFGERMGRGDTVEEAQHATRGQVAEGVISSMSVRELAHEHGVEMPITEAVHAVCHRGQSVEEMIRALMGRSRKAE; encoded by the coding sequence ATGGTGAGCGTTGCCGTGATGGGCGCTGGTTCGTGGGGAACGACTCTGGCCAAGGTCTTCGCCGACGCGGGCAACCCGGTGCGGTTGTGGGCCCGCCGCGGCGAGCAGGCCGAGCGGATCCAGGCCACGCGCGAAAACTCCGATTACCTGCCCGGGGTGGTGTTGCCGGAGAACATCGCGGCCTCCGACGACGCCGCGGCCACGCTCGACGGCGCCGACATCGTGGTGTTGGGCGTGCCGTCGCAGACGCTGCGCGGCAACCTGGCGGTGTGGCGCGATCTCATCGACCCGCAGGCGACGTTGCTGAGTTTGGCCAAGGGCATCGAGCGCGAGTCCCACAAACGCATGAGCGAGGTCATCACCGAGGTCGCCGAGGTCCCCGAGGAACGGGTCGCGGTGCTGTCGGGGCCGAACCTGGCGCGCGAGATCGCCGCGGGTCAGCCCGCCGCGACCGTCATCGCGTGCACCGACGTCACCCGCGCCCAGCTCGTCCAGGCGGCGGTGGCCACCGGCTACTTCCGCCCGTACACCAACCCCGACGTCGTCGGCTGCGAGATCGGCGGCGCCTGCAAGAACGTCATCGCGTTGGCGTGCGGCATGGCCACCGGGCAGGGGCTGGGGGAGAACACCCTGGCGACGATCATCACCCGCGGCCTGGCGGAGATCACCCGCCTGGGCGTCGCCGCCGGCGCGCAGCAGAAGACCTTCTCCGGTCTGGCCGGCCTCGGCGACCTGGTGGCCACGTGTTCGTCGCCGCTGTCGCGCAACCGCACCTTCGGCGAGCGCATGGGCCGCGGCGACACGGTGGAAGAGGCCCAGCACGCCACCCGCGGCCAGGTCGCCGAGGGCGTCATCTCGTCGATGTCGGTCCGCGAGCTCGCCCACGAACACGGGGTGGAGATGCCCATCACCGAAGCCGTCCACGCAGTCTGCCACCGCGGCCAGTCCGTCGAAGAGATGATTCGCGCGTTGATGGGACGGTCCCGCAAGGCGGAATGA
- a CDS encoding MFS transporter — MSASPAYRHFVLGLSTLAAVGSSVVHMGTPFLIPALTASGLSLPAAGLIAAMPAAGIVFTLIAWGWFVDVFGERAALSSGLGSTAAMTGMAAWASGGGPVLLAGALFLAGCAAASVNSASGRVVSGWYPPSQRGTAMGIRQMAQPLGSALSAVTLPVLAAAHGIRAALIFAAVLCGLLAVACLLGIKDPPRPESGSADHAAAAVSPYRGSGYLVRIHVASALLSWPQSMMGSFILVWLIARGHSEVSAGVIVMVAQLCGAGSRAAMGFISDRARSRLRPYRHVACVTLGLLVLMSLFDGLGAGWTAGASETSGADAVAASPLGIMATIVIGAVAVASVSPNGLAFTAVAEYAGPLWSGRALGTQNTFQNIIYAATPPAAGAIVAAVGFPALFAVTALFPAAALAVAPRDDENRHVTLDP; from the coding sequence GTGTCCGCCTCCCCCGCGTACCGGCATTTCGTCCTCGGCTTGTCGACGTTGGCCGCCGTCGGCTCCTCCGTCGTCCACATGGGCACGCCGTTTCTCATTCCGGCGCTGACGGCATCGGGCCTGTCGCTGCCCGCGGCGGGATTGATCGCGGCGATGCCGGCGGCGGGCATCGTGTTCACGCTCATCGCGTGGGGCTGGTTCGTCGACGTCTTCGGCGAGCGCGCCGCCCTGTCGTCGGGCCTGGGGTCGACGGCCGCGATGACCGGCATGGCCGCGTGGGCCTCCGGCGGCGGCCCCGTGTTGCTCGCCGGTGCCCTGTTCCTCGCCGGTTGCGCCGCGGCGTCGGTGAATTCGGCGTCGGGGCGCGTGGTGTCGGGCTGGTACCCGCCGTCGCAGCGCGGCACGGCGATGGGCATCCGGCAGATGGCGCAGCCGCTGGGCTCGGCCCTGTCGGCGGTGACGCTGCCGGTGCTGGCCGCCGCCCACGGCATCCGAGCCGCGCTGATCTTCGCCGCCGTGCTGTGCGGGTTGCTGGCGGTGGCGTGTCTGTTGGGCATCAAGGATCCGCCGCGTCCGGAGTCGGGTTCGGCCGACCATGCGGCGGCCGCGGTGAGCCCGTACCGGGGTTCGGGGTACCTGGTGCGCATTCACGTCGCCTCGGCGCTGTTGTCGTGGCCGCAGTCGATGATGGGGTCGTTCATCTTGGTGTGGCTCATCGCGCGGGGCCATTCGGAGGTGTCCGCGGGCGTCATCGTCATGGTGGCGCAGTTGTGCGGGGCGGGGTCGCGTGCCGCGATGGGCTTCATTTCCGACCGGGCGCGGTCGCGTCTGCGTCCGTACCGGCACGTCGCCTGCGTCACGCTGGGCTTGCTGGTGCTCATGTCGCTTTTCGACGGCTTGGGCGCGGGCTGGACGGCCGGGGCCTCCGAGACGTCCGGCGCGGATGCGGTCGCCGCTTCCCCCCTGGGCATCATGGCGACGATCGTCATCGGCGCCGTGGCCGTCGCATCGGTGTCGCCGAATGGCCTGGCTTTCACGGCCGTGGCCGAGTACGCCGGTCCCCTGTGGTCCGGCCGCGCCCTGGGCACGCAGAACACGTTCCAGAACATCATCTACGCCGCCACTCCCCCGGCCGCCGGCGCGATCGTCGCGGCGGTGGGTTTTCCCGCGCTGTTCGCGGTCACGGCGCTGTTCCCGGCCGCGGCGCTGGCGGTAGCGCCGCGTGACGACGAGAACCGCCACGTGACCCTCGACCCCTGA
- a CDS encoding NUDIX hydrolase, producing the protein MHENDKDKVNDQSLTGRLREIGVEPGEGVPKPTYAAGAVLWRGDAANPEIGIIHRPGYDDWSLPKGKLDPGENLPMTAEREIREETGYTVRLGKLLGNVSYPVTGRTKLVWYWTAEVLDGEFEPNAEVDELRWVSFDDAADLLTYDLDVDVLNKARKRLGTEPDTRIIYVRHGRAHNRKNWAGDDNLRPLDKKGRRQAELLVPGLLPFRPERVYSAEPVRCIHTVEPLASEMGVDVVVDELFGDNASIARMVDAQRRFMDVVAEGGVSVICAQGTVIPDTIAWLSAKGTLPIEDIPCKKGSAWVLGFNDGVLTTADYYASALPVK; encoded by the coding sequence ATGCACGAAAACGACAAGGACAAGGTCAACGACCAGAGCCTGACGGGGCGACTGCGCGAGATCGGCGTCGAACCCGGCGAAGGCGTGCCCAAGCCGACCTACGCCGCCGGCGCCGTGCTGTGGCGCGGAGACGCGGCGAACCCCGAAATCGGCATCATCCACCGCCCCGGCTACGACGACTGGTCGCTGCCCAAAGGCAAGCTCGACCCGGGCGAAAACCTGCCCATGACCGCCGAACGCGAAATCCGCGAGGAAACCGGCTACACCGTGCGCCTGGGCAAGCTGTTGGGCAACGTCAGCTACCCGGTCACCGGCCGCACGAAACTCGTCTGGTACTGGACCGCGGAAGTCCTCGACGGCGAGTTCGAGCCGAATGCCGAGGTCGACGAACTGCGCTGGGTGAGCTTCGACGACGCCGCCGACCTGCTGACCTACGATCTCGACGTCGACGTGCTCAACAAGGCCCGCAAGCGCCTGGGCACCGAACCCGACACCCGCATCATCTACGTCCGCCACGGCCGCGCCCACAACCGCAAGAACTGGGCCGGCGACGACAACCTGCGCCCCCTCGACAAGAAGGGCCGCCGCCAGGCGGAACTGCTCGTGCCCGGACTGCTGCCCTTCCGCCCCGAGCGCGTGTACTCGGCCGAACCGGTGCGCTGCATCCACACCGTCGAGCCCCTGGCGTCGGAAATGGGCGTCGACGTCGTCGTCGACGAACTCTTCGGCGACAATGCCTCCATTGCCCGCATGGTCGACGCGCAGCGCCGCTTCATGGACGTCGTCGCCGAGGGCGGCGTGTCCGTGATTTGCGCCCAGGGCACCGTCATCCCCGACACCATCGCGTGGCTGTCGGCCAAGGGCACCCTGCCCATCGAGGACATCCCCTGCAAGAAGGGCTCCGCCTGGGTGCTGGGCTTCAACGACGGCGTGCTGACCACCGCCGACTACTACGCCAGCGCGCTGCCGGTGAAGTAA
- a CDS encoding DUF3515 domain-containing protein — MGENVQAQGNRRRAGIALALAVLLTFGVIIGAKLFQDDQARNPVLLSSLEMPDNDSPQCAELLERLPDRVDGLVRAELADPAPKGAAVWRNTADERVTLRCGADVPVQYTELSVTEEVDGVKWIRVDDATAGSDLATWFSVGRTPVVAVTANSDRADAIDDLSKALLPDSEVGGAHEPNPVPLTDLAADEADERCSALLAALPTKIGERTRVDDADLPAGSMVWVDDSGSIVSLRCGVGEPEGYADTEEQLTQINDIVWFAEPSMSFGDVGTWYAMGRERFVAVHLPVAEASGVLPAFSDIIAANLENTSPSEE, encoded by the coding sequence ATGGGAGAAAACGTTCAGGCACAGGGTAACCGGCGCCGTGCGGGCATCGCACTGGCCCTCGCGGTACTGCTCACTTTCGGCGTGATCATCGGGGCGAAACTGTTCCAGGATGACCAGGCCCGCAACCCGGTGCTGCTGTCGTCGCTGGAGATGCCGGACAACGATTCCCCGCAGTGCGCCGAGCTTCTCGAGCGCCTTCCCGACCGCGTCGACGGCCTGGTGCGCGCCGAACTCGCCGACCCCGCCCCCAAGGGCGCGGCGGTGTGGCGCAACACCGCGGACGAGCGGGTGACGCTGCGCTGCGGCGCGGACGTGCCGGTGCAGTACACCGAGCTGTCGGTGACCGAAGAGGTCGACGGCGTGAAGTGGATCCGCGTCGACGACGCCACCGCCGGCTCCGACCTGGCTACGTGGTTTTCCGTGGGCCGCACGCCCGTCGTCGCCGTGACGGCCAACTCCGATCGCGCCGACGCCATCGACGACCTGTCGAAGGCGCTGCTCCCCGACTCCGAGGTCGGCGGCGCCCACGAACCGAATCCCGTGCCCCTGACCGACCTGGCCGCCGACGAGGCCGACGAGCGCTGCTCCGCCCTGCTGGCGGCCCTGCCGACGAAGATCGGCGAACGCACCCGCGTCGACGACGCCGACCTGCCGGCCGGATCGATGGTGTGGGTCGACGATAGCGGCAGCATCGTGTCGCTGCGCTGCGGCGTCGGCGAGCCGGAGGGCTACGCCGACACCGAGGAGCAGCTGACCCAGATCAACGACATCGTGTGGTTCGCGGAGCCGTCGATGTCCTTCGGCGACGTGGGCACCTGGTACGCGATGGGCCGCGAGCGGTTCGTCGCCGTCCACCTTCCGGTCGCCGAGGCGTCGGGCGTGCTGCCCGCCTTCTCCGACATCATCGCGGCGAACCTGGAGAACACCTCGCCCAGCGAAGAGTAG
- the leuC gene encoding 3-isopropylmalate dehydratase large subunit codes for MSTTDASPKTLAEKVWRDHVVKPGDNGEPDLIYIDLHLVHEVTSPQAFDGLRLAGRKVRRPDLTIATEDHNVPTDGAGGGAIELIKEPTSRTQIATLRKNAEEFGIRLYPMGDREQGIVHVVGPQLGLTQPGTTVVCGDSHTATHGAFGAMAFGIGTSEVEHVLATQTLPLKPFKTMAVNVSGELRPGVTAKDLILAIIAKIGTGGGQGHVIEYRGEAIEKLSMEARMTICNMSIEAGARAGMIAPDATTYEYLKGRPHAPQGEEWDAAVEYWDSLVTDADAEFDTVVDIDGSALTPFVTWGTNPGQGVPLGEAVPDPELISDEDERLAAERALEYMDLKPGTPMREVPVDVVFVGSCTNGRIEDMRAVADVLKGRTVAEGVQMLIVPGSAKVRELAEAEGLDAVFTAAGAEWRQPGCSMCLGMNPDQLEPGQRCASTSNRNFEGRQGKGGRTHLVSPAVAAASAVAGHLASPEDL; via the coding sequence ATGAGCACCACGGACGCCAGCCCGAAGACGCTCGCCGAGAAGGTGTGGCGCGACCATGTCGTCAAGCCGGGCGATAACGGTGAACCCGACCTCATCTACATCGACCTGCACCTCGTCCACGAGGTGACGTCGCCCCAGGCCTTCGACGGCCTGCGCCTGGCCGGCCGCAAGGTCCGCCGCCCGGACCTCACCATCGCCACCGAAGACCATAACGTGCCCACCGACGGCGCCGGCGGCGGCGCGATCGAGCTCATCAAGGAGCCGACGTCGCGCACGCAGATCGCCACGCTGCGCAAGAACGCCGAGGAGTTCGGCATTCGCCTCTACCCGATGGGCGACCGCGAGCAGGGCATCGTCCACGTCGTCGGCCCCCAGCTGGGCCTGACCCAGCCGGGCACCACCGTCGTCTGCGGCGACTCCCACACCGCCACCCACGGCGCGTTCGGCGCCATGGCGTTCGGCATCGGCACCTCCGAGGTCGAGCACGTCCTGGCCACCCAGACGCTGCCGCTCAAGCCGTTCAAGACCATGGCGGTCAACGTCTCCGGCGAGCTGCGCCCGGGGGTGACCGCCAAGGACCTGATCCTGGCGATCATCGCCAAGATCGGCACCGGCGGCGGGCAGGGCCACGTCATCGAGTACCGCGGCGAGGCCATCGAGAAACTGTCGATGGAAGCCCGCATGACCATCTGCAACATGTCCATCGAGGCCGGCGCCCGCGCGGGCATGATCGCGCCCGACGCCACCACGTACGAGTACCTCAAGGGCCGCCCCCACGCCCCGCAGGGCGAGGAGTGGGACGCCGCCGTCGAGTACTGGGACTCGCTGGTCACCGACGCCGACGCCGAGTTCGACACCGTCGTCGACATCGACGGCTCCGCCTTGACCCCGTTTGTCACCTGGGGCACCAACCCCGGCCAGGGCGTCCCCCTGGGCGAGGCCGTGCCGGACCCGGAGCTCATCTCCGACGAAGACGAGCGCCTCGCCGCCGAGCGAGCCCTGGAGTACATGGACCTCAAGCCAGGCACGCCGATGCGCGAGGTTCCCGTCGACGTCGTCTTCGTCGGCTCCTGCACCAACGGCCGCATCGAGGACATGCGCGCCGTCGCCGACGTCCTGAAGGGCCGGACGGTCGCCGAGGGCGTCCAGATGCTCATCGTGCCGGGCTCCGCAAAGGTCCGCGAGCTCGCCGAGGCCGAGGGCCTCGACGCCGTGTTCACCGCCGCCGGCGCCGAGTGGCGTCAGCCGGGCTGCTCCATGTGCCTGGGCATGAACCCCGACCAGCTCGAACCGGGCCAGCGCTGCGCGTCGACCTCGAACCGCAACTTCGAGGGCCGCCAGGGCAAGGGCGGTCGCACCCACCTGGTCAGCCCGGCCGTCGCCGCCGCCTCCGCCGTCGCCGGTCATCTGGCGTCGCCGGAAGATCTCTGA
- a CDS encoding flavin reductase family protein, with protein MNPETNHFGEGLRTFFRGCAAGVWVITTVDPDGRPVGFTASSVASVSLDPAVFTISMQAGSSSWPAVDATGRLIVHALSSGQQAVARLFSTSGVDRFRGVNWRPTADGLPLIEGSNGWMSAEILTIVPVGESRLLLCRATETHIPGNRRPPLVHHDRAYWATMPA; from the coding sequence ATGAACCCGGAAACCAATCATTTCGGCGAGGGGCTGCGAACGTTCTTCCGCGGCTGCGCGGCCGGGGTGTGGGTGATCACCACGGTCGACCCCGATGGGCGGCCGGTGGGCTTCACCGCGTCGTCCGTCGCGTCGGTGTCCCTCGATCCGGCGGTGTTCACCATCTCCATGCAGGCGGGCTCATCATCGTGGCCCGCCGTGGATGCGACCGGGCGGCTCATCGTCCATGCGCTGTCCTCCGGCCAGCAAGCCGTGGCACGCCTCTTCTCGACCTCCGGCGTCGACCGTTTCCGCGGCGTGAACTGGAGGCCGACGGCGGACGGCCTGCCGCTGATCGAGGGCTCCAACGGCTGGATGAGCGCGGAAATCCTCACGATCGTCCCGGTCGGGGAGTCGAGGCTGCTGCTGTGCAGGGCCACCGAGACCCACATCCCGGGCAACCGCCGCCCGCCGCTGGTCCATCACGACCGCGCGTACTGGGCGACCATGCCCGCCTGA
- a CDS encoding metal-dependent transcriptional regulator, with protein MELTDLSDSAQNYLKTLWTLSEWSGAPVPPSEVAAHLGLRPSSVSDQIRRLREQSLVEHAPYGAVSLTPEGRRLALQMVRRHRLVETFLAEVLCYPWDEVHEDADRLEHAVSDRMLERLNEYLGSPAHDPHGDPIPGPDGDLGDRGDRPLTSSRIGEAIEITRIRDADPALLRHLGARGVVPGAGFTISDDGASSGVIALEPASPEGGAVAVSVDVAESIRIAAPRG; from the coding sequence ATGGAGCTCACGGACCTCAGCGACAGCGCGCAGAATTACCTGAAGACCCTGTGGACGCTGTCCGAATGGTCGGGCGCGCCGGTGCCGCCGTCCGAGGTGGCGGCCCACCTGGGGCTGCGCCCGTCGTCGGTGTCGGACCAGATCCGGCGCCTGCGGGAACAGTCACTCGTCGAGCACGCGCCCTACGGCGCCGTGTCGCTCACCCCGGAGGGCCGGCGGTTGGCGCTGCAGATGGTGCGCCGGCACCGGCTCGTGGAGACGTTCCTCGCCGAAGTGCTCTGCTACCCCTGGGACGAAGTCCACGAGGACGCCGACCGGCTCGAGCACGCCGTCTCCGACCGCATGCTGGAACGCCTCAACGAATACCTGGGGTCGCCCGCCCACGACCCCCACGGGGACCCCATCCCCGGGCCCGACGGCGACCTGGGCGATCGCGGTGATCGCCCGCTGACGTCGTCGCGGATCGGCGAGGCCATCGAGATCACGCGGATCAGGGACGCCGACCCCGCCCTGCTGCGCCATCTGGGCGCGCGGGGCGTGGTGCCCGGGGCGGGGTTCACGATCTCCGACGACGGGGCGTCGTCGGGCGTCATCGCCCTGGAACCGGCCTCGCCGGAGGGCGGCGCCGTCGCGGTGTCCGTCGACGTGGCGGAATCCATCCGCATCGCCGCGCCGCGCGGCTGA
- a CDS encoding thiamine-phosphate kinase has protein sequence MTTVGEAGEHAVIAAIREAAPSARNGDDAAVLSMTTPNARYIASTDMLVEGRHFSLDWSTPEQVGAKAAVQNFADIEAMGARPTAILMSLSVPEGTHLDVVRGIARGLREQGRKCAAELVGGDVVGGSSLVISITAMGELGGPGRPLVRSAARPGDAVIAAGRIGHSGAGLDMLKRYGSPSAVPEKFRELVDAHLVPDFAYGRGPVARAAGVNALTDNSDGLVVDLTAIAEASNVTIDVDETAVAPSELLMAAADCLDTDPWRWVLAGGEDHTLLGTTPGEPPTGFRRIGTVHRDRGLPVSVDGREPWLRGGWVSF, from the coding sequence ATGACGACAGTTGGAGAGGCCGGCGAGCACGCCGTCATCGCCGCCATCCGGGAAGCCGCGCCTTCGGCCCGAAACGGCGACGATGCCGCGGTGCTGTCCATGACGACCCCCAACGCCCGGTACATCGCGTCGACGGACATGCTCGTCGAGGGCCGTCATTTTTCCCTGGACTGGTCCACCCCCGAGCAGGTGGGGGCGAAGGCCGCCGTGCAGAATTTCGCCGACATCGAGGCGATGGGGGCACGCCCGACGGCGATCCTCATGAGCCTGTCGGTCCCGGAGGGCACGCACCTCGACGTGGTGCGCGGCATCGCGCGGGGACTGCGGGAGCAGGGGCGCAAGTGCGCCGCGGAACTCGTCGGCGGCGATGTCGTCGGCGGCTCGTCGCTGGTCATCTCCATCACCGCGATGGGCGAGCTCGGCGGCCCCGGCCGGCCCCTGGTGCGCTCGGCGGCGCGTCCCGGTGATGCGGTCATCGCCGCCGGCCGCATCGGGCATTCCGGCGCGGGCCTGGACATGTTGAAGCGGTACGGGTCGCCGTCGGCGGTGCCGGAGAAGTTCCGGGAGCTCGTCGACGCCCACCTGGTCCCCGATTTCGCCTACGGGCGGGGCCCGGTGGCGCGTGCCGCAGGCGTCAACGCCCTGACCGATAACTCGGATGGCCTCGTCGTCGACCTGACCGCGATCGCGGAGGCGTCGAACGTCACCATCGACGTCGACGAAACCGCCGTCGCCCCGTCGGAATTGCTCATGGCCGCCGCCGATTGCCTCGACACCGACCCGTGGCGCTGGGTGCTTGCCGGCGGGGAGGATCACACGCTGCTGGGCACGACGCCGGGGGAGCCGCCGACGGGATTCCGTCGCATCGGCACGGTCCACCGTGACCGGGGGCTGCCGGTGTCCGTCGACGGCCGCGAGCCGTGGTTGCGCGGGGGATGGGTGAGCTTCTGA